A genomic stretch from Tenrec ecaudatus isolate mTenEca1 chromosome 17, mTenEca1.hap1, whole genome shotgun sequence includes:
- the LOC142430557 gene encoding LOW QUALITY PROTEIN: uncharacterized protein LOC142430557 (The sequence of the model RefSeq protein was modified relative to this genomic sequence to represent the inferred CDS: substituted 1 base at 1 genomic stop codon): MHFFCPLPTLYVDLSGNKIMAVYEGHQEPHVAGLSFVCSECGKGFTRKSDLTAHQQIHTGEKSHVCGQCGKAFLRKDGLTAHQRIHTGEKPHVCGQCGKAFIWKNGFTVHQRTHTGEKPHVCVECGKTFISKSNLTIHQRTHTGEKPYVCGECGKAFNGKTALTVHQRTHTGEKPHVCGECGKTFILKKRLIIHQRIHIGEKSHVCGQCGKAFLRKDGLTAHQRIHTGEKPHVCGECGKAFIWKNAFTVHQRTHTGEKPHVCGECGKTFISKSNLTIHQRTHTGEKPYVCGECGKAFNGKTALTVHQRTHTGEKPHVCGECGKTFILKKRLIIHQRIHIGEKSHVCGQCGKAFLRKDGLTAHQRIHTGEKPHVCGECGKAFIWKNAFTVHQRTHTGEKPHVCGECGKTFISKSNLTVHQRTHTGEKPHVCGECGKAFIQKTVLIVHQRTHTGEKPYVCGECGKTFISKSKLTVHRRTHPGEKPHVCGECGKGFIWKNALTVHQRTHTGEKSHVCAQCGKAFLRKDVLTVHQRTHTGEKPHVXGECGKAFMKKTVLTGHQRTRTGEKLHVCGECGKGYIQKTSLTVHQRTHTGEKPYVCGECGKAFSQM, from the exons ggacatcaggaacctcatgtggcaggatTGTCctttgtatgcagtgaatgtgggaaaggcttcaccaggaagagtgatctcactgctcatcagcaaattcatactggagagaaatctcatgtatgtggtcaatgtggaaaagcctttctcaggaaggatggtctcactgctcatcagcgaattcatactggagagaaaccccatgtatgtggtcaatgtggaaaagcctttatctggaagaATGGTTTCACTGTTCATcaacgaactcatactggagagaaaccccatgtatgtgttgAATGTGGAAAAACTTTTATCAGCAAGAGTAACCTTActattcatcagcgaactcatactggagagaaaccctatgtatgtggtgaatgtggaaaagcctttaacgggaagactgctctcactgtccatcagcgaactcatactggagagaaaccgcatgtatgtggtgaatgtgggaaaacttttatCCTGAAGAAAAGGCTTATtattcatcagcgaattcatattGGAGAGAAAtctcatgtatgtggtcaatgtggaaaagcctttctcaggaaggatggtctcactgctcatcagcgaattcatactggagagaaaccccatgtatgtggtgaatgtggaaaagcctttatctggaagaATGCTTTCACTGTTCATcaacgaactcatactggagagaaaccccatgtatgtggtgaatgtgggaaaacttttatCAGCAAGAGTAACCTTActattcatcagcgaactcatactggagagaaaccctatgtatgtggtgaatgtggaaaagcctttaacgggaagactgctctcactgtccatcagcgaactcatactggagagaaaccgcatgtatgtggtgaatgtgggaaaacttttatCCTGAAGAAAAGGCTTATtattcatcagcgaattcatattGGAGAGAAAtctcatgtatgtggtcaatgtggaaaagcctttctcaggaaggatggtctcactgctcatcagcgaattcatactggagagaaaccccatgtatgtggtgaatgtggaaaagcctttatctggaagaATGCTTTCACTGTTCATcaacgaactcatactggagagaaaccccatgtatgtggtgaatgtgggaaaacttttatCAGCAAGAGTAACCTTACTgtgcatcagcgaactcatactggagagaaaccccatgtatgtggtgaatgtggaaaagcctttatccagaagactgttctcattgttcatcagcgaactcatactggagagaaaccctatgtatgtggtgaatgtggaaaaactttTATCAGCAAGAGTAAGCTTACTGTGCATCGGCGAACTCatcctggagagaaaccccatgtatgtggtgaatgtggcaaaggctttatctggaagaatgcgctcactgttcatcagcgaactcatactggagaaaaatcccatgtatgtgctcaatgtggaaaagcctttctcaggaaggatgttctcactgttcatcagcgaactcatactggagagaaaccccatgtatgaggtgaatgtggcaaagcctttatgaAGAAGACTGTTCTCACTGGTCATCAGCGAACTCGtactggagagaaactccatgtatgtggtgaatgtggcaaaggctatatccagaagacttctctcactgttcatcagcgaactcatactg gagaaaaaccctatgtatgtggtgagtgtggtaaagctttcagccagatgtga